From a single Halobellus ruber genomic region:
- a CDS encoding C2H2-type zinc finger protein, with protein sequence MTQQTLGEFNSTIGCPSCSREFETKKAMRVHHAQVHGKSLTQRDDRYRCSVCGREVNTERGLMNHLAKIHPDTWDDLQDDGVVLELANGE encoded by the coding sequence ATGACACAGCAGACGCTCGGCGAATTCAACTCGACCATTGGTTGCCCGAGTTGCAGCCGCGAGTTCGAGACCAAGAAGGCGATGCGGGTTCACCACGCGCAGGTCCACGGTAAATCGCTCACGCAGCGCGACGATCGCTATCGCTGCTCCGTGTGTGGCCGTGAAGTGAACACTGAGCGCGGTCTTATGAACCATCTCGCAAAGATCCATCCCGACACTTGGGACGATCTCCAAGACGACGGAGTCGTGCTGGAGTTAGCTAACGGAGAGTAG
- a CDS encoding FAD-binding protein gives MHEHDVIVVGAGGAGLRAAIAAQEEGADVAIVSKLHPVRSHTGAAEGGINAALREGDSWEDHAYDTMKGSDYLGDAPAIETLAQDSPEEVIQLEHWGMAFSRDDDGRVSQRPFGGLSFPRTTYAGAETGHQLLHTMYEQLVKRGIEVYDEWYVLDLAVSDEPAPEDRRCHGVAAYDIQSGTVEGFRARDGVVLATGGPGQVYDHTTNAVANTGDGVAMAYRAGVPMEDMEFIQFHPTTLPSTGVLITEGVRGEGGILYNSEGERFMFEHGYANNDGELASRDVVSRAELTEVNEGRGIEDEYVHLDMRHLGEERIVDRLENIIHLSEDFEGVNPLEEPMPVKPGQHYAMGGIETDENGETAIDGLYAAGECACASVHGSNRLGGNALPELIVFGARAGSHAAGGDLAEAEIPTGRTGEWEPGDVDTPVEPGDPSVGSGEAVADGGAAEVAPATVVDRTTERARARVESLLHNDDGRNHSEIRASIQRTMTDNVNVFREEGRLKQALEDIREAREAYEDVGVADQSRTFNTDLIHTIETRNVIDLAEAITLGALAREEFRGAHWRQGYQERDDENWLKHTMLSWNGGQPEIWYRPVLLEGENKRYEPKIRSY, from the coding sequence ATGCACGAACACGACGTCATCGTGGTGGGCGCCGGGGGCGCGGGCCTCCGTGCGGCCATCGCAGCACAGGAAGAGGGCGCCGACGTGGCCATCGTCTCGAAGCTCCACCCGGTCCGAAGCCACACCGGCGCCGCCGAGGGGGGTATCAACGCCGCGCTCCGCGAGGGCGACTCCTGGGAGGATCACGCCTACGACACGATGAAGGGGTCGGACTACCTCGGCGACGCCCCCGCCATCGAGACGCTGGCGCAGGACAGCCCCGAGGAGGTCATCCAACTCGAACACTGGGGGATGGCTTTTTCCCGCGACGACGACGGCCGGGTCAGCCAGCGGCCGTTCGGCGGGCTGTCGTTCCCGCGAACGACCTACGCCGGCGCGGAGACCGGCCACCAACTGCTCCATACGATGTACGAGCAGCTGGTCAAACGCGGGATCGAGGTCTACGACGAGTGGTACGTCCTCGATCTGGCGGTGAGCGACGAACCCGCCCCCGAGGACCGGCGCTGCCACGGCGTCGCCGCCTACGACATCCAGTCGGGCACCGTCGAGGGGTTCCGCGCCCGCGACGGCGTCGTCCTTGCGACCGGCGGCCCGGGGCAGGTGTACGACCACACCACTAACGCCGTGGCGAACACCGGCGACGGCGTCGCGATGGCGTACCGCGCCGGGGTCCCAATGGAGGATATGGAGTTCATCCAGTTCCACCCCACCACGCTCCCCTCCACGGGCGTCCTGATCACCGAGGGCGTCCGCGGGGAGGGCGGAATCCTCTACAACTCGGAGGGCGAGCGGTTCATGTTCGAACACGGGTACGCCAACAACGACGGCGAACTCGCCTCCCGCGACGTGGTCTCGCGCGCCGAACTCACCGAGGTCAACGAGGGTCGCGGCATCGAGGACGAGTACGTCCACCTGGATATGCGCCACCTCGGCGAGGAGCGGATCGTCGACCGCCTCGAGAACATCATCCACCTCTCGGAGGACTTCGAGGGCGTCAACCCCTTAGAGGAGCCGATGCCGGTCAAGCCCGGCCAACACTACGCGATGGGCGGGATCGAGACCGACGAGAACGGCGAGACCGCGATCGATGGGCTCTACGCCGCCGGCGAGTGTGCGTGTGCGTCGGTCCACGGCTCGAACCGCCTCGGCGGCAACGCCCTGCCGGAGCTCATCGTTTTCGGCGCCCGTGCGGGCTCCCACGCTGCGGGTGGCGACCTTGCGGAGGCGGAGATCCCCACCGGCCGGACCGGCGAGTGGGAACCCGGCGACGTCGACACCCCGGTCGAACCGGGCGATCCGAGCGTCGGGAGCGGGGAAGCGGTCGCCGACGGCGGGGCCGCGGAGGTCGCCCCCGCAACCGTCGTCGACCGGACGACCGAACGCGCCAGAGCCCGCGTGGAGTCGCTGTTGCACAACGACGACGGCCGGAACCACTCGGAGATCCGGGCGTCGATCCAGCGGACGATGACGGACAACGTCAACGTCTTCCGGGAGGAAGGCCGCCTCAAGCAGGCCTTAGAGGACATCCGCGAGGCGCGCGAGGCCTACGAGGACGTCGGCGTCGCCGACCAGTCCCGGACGTTCAACACCGATCTCATCCACACCATCGAGACCCGAAACGTGATCGACCTCGCGGAGGCGATCACCCTCGGCGCGCTGGCCCGCGAGGAGTTCCGCGGCGCCCACTGGCGACAGGGCTACCAGGAGCGCGACGACGAGAACTGGCTGAAGCACACGATGCTGTCGTGGAACGGCGGCCAGCCCGAGATCTGGTACCGGCCGGTGTTGCTCGAAGGCGAAAACAAGCGTTACGAGCCGAAAATCCGGAGCTACTGA
- a CDS encoding helix-turn-helix domain-containing protein, with protein sequence MQRTMHSRTTSALNASSIPSELESPRAKLVYLFLSTHGEATVSELQSSLNMKKISLYSILSTLCERGLIDQDAESYSLC encoded by the coding sequence ATGCAGCGTACGATGCACTCCCGAACGACATCCGCGCTAAACGCGTCGTCGATCCCGTCGGAACTCGAATCCCCGCGGGCGAAACTGGTCTATCTGTTCCTCTCGACACACGGGGAAGCCACCGTCTCCGAACTCCAATCCTCTCTCAATATGAAGAAAATCTCGTTGTACAGTATTCTTTCGACGTTGTGTGAACGCGGCCTGATCGACCAGGACGCCGAATCCTACTCGCTCTGCTGA
- a CDS encoding DUF7557 family protein, which produces MPQVHLDDETLERLDALRQDDEEYDEIVNELINIYEAEELTLFRTGDDV; this is translated from the coding sequence ATGCCCCAGGTACACCTCGACGACGAGACACTCGAACGGCTGGACGCGCTCCGGCAGGACGACGAGGAGTACGACGAGATCGTGAACGAACTGATCAACATTTACGAGGCCGAGGAGCTGACGCTGTTCCGAACCGGCGACGACGTGTAG
- a CDS encoding DUF7268 family protein — protein MTDDVDYPAIARSAARWVGIGTGVALAASTGLLAVGSPREATDTAFALGALVLGFGVTAWSGAIGLGNSIERYQAYRDGDSQWTQAGARRAFAVLTWVGLGWALGAVAASVAIVGV, from the coding sequence TTGACTGACGACGTCGACTACCCGGCGATCGCGCGCAGCGCCGCCCGCTGGGTGGGGATCGGCACCGGCGTCGCCCTCGCGGCGTCGACCGGACTGCTCGCGGTCGGGTCGCCACGGGAGGCGACCGACACCGCATTCGCGCTCGGCGCCTTGGTGCTCGGGTTCGGCGTGACCGCGTGGTCGGGCGCGATCGGACTCGGGAACTCGATCGAGCGGTACCAGGCGTACCGCGACGGCGACTCGCAGTGGACGCAGGCCGGCGCGCGGCGGGCCTTTGCGGTTCTGACCTGGGTCGGGTTGGGGTGGGCGCTCGGCGCGGTCGCTGCATCGGTGGCTATCGTCGGCGTCTGA
- a CDS encoding ABC transporter permease, with protein MSTETQTPAVDRSVVERLRASPFLSQLLSNRLAVTGLGIIALVVVLAIYARLTYDLETLLATRFGVNPAEAPPSAQYPFGTDGQARDILPRVLYGAWYAILYGTVTVAASTALGVGLGIVAAYYGDLTDNVIMRTMDVLLSFPSLLLALALVTIFPEEFGLWRAVGALTLVYTPRFARVVRGAALKVLEDEYTDATRALGATDPRLLLRHVLPNCLAPITVQSTLNYGLAIIDIAALSFLGFGASPGEPTWGMMLSNGVEFGLFSGAWWWSFFPGLALALTVLGFNLLGDGMRDALDPRMRETVD; from the coding sequence ATGAGTACCGAAACACAAACCCCGGCGGTCGACCGTAGCGTCGTCGAGCGGCTCCGAGCCAGCCCTTTTCTCTCGCAACTGCTCTCGAACCGGCTCGCGGTAACCGGACTCGGCATCATCGCGCTCGTGGTCGTCCTCGCGATCTACGCGCGGTTGACCTACGACCTCGAAACGCTGCTCGCGACGCGGTTCGGTGTCAACCCCGCGGAGGCGCCGCCGAGCGCACAGTATCCGTTCGGCACCGACGGCCAGGCGCGCGACATCCTCCCGCGGGTACTGTACGGCGCGTGGTACGCGATCCTCTACGGCACCGTGACGGTCGCAGCCTCGACCGCACTCGGCGTCGGACTCGGGATCGTCGCGGCCTACTACGGCGACCTCACGGACAACGTCATTATGCGGACGATGGACGTGCTGCTGTCGTTCCCGTCGCTCCTCCTGGCGCTGGCGCTCGTCACCATCTTCCCCGAGGAGTTCGGGTTGTGGCGGGCGGTCGGCGCGCTGACGCTGGTGTACACCCCGCGCTTCGCCCGCGTCGTCCGCGGGGCCGCGTTGAAAGTGCTCGAAGACGAGTACACCGACGCGACGCGGGCGCTCGGGGCGACCGACCCGCGGCTGTTGCTCCGGCACGTCCTACCGAACTGCCTCGCGCCGATCACCGTCCAGTCGACGCTGAACTACGGGCTCGCGATCATCGACATCGCGGCGCTGTCGTTCCTCGGGTTCGGAGCCAGCCCCGGGGAGCCGACGTGGGGGATGATGCTGTCGAACGGCGTCGAGTTCGGTCTGTTCTCGGGGGCGTGGTGGTGGTCCTTCTTCCCCGGCCTGGCGCTTGCGCTGACCGTTCTGGGGTTCAACCTGCTCGGCGACGGGATGCGCGACGCGCTCGACCCGCGGATGCGGGAGACCGTTGACTGA